The DNA sequence AGGCATGTCTACTTGAGTGATGAGGTATAATGGTTTTTGATTTAACAGTATAATAAATACTTTATAGTAAAAAATAGATAAAATAAAGTGGTCTTTCAGCTTTCTTTATTATCTAAATAGGATGTTTTTCGGAAGTTGATGTTATATATTAATTGAAGAGAAATGAGTTACACTCCTGGTGATATTTTTCGAGCTACTGGTCGGAAATGGTTTTGTGATGATGAATGTACAGTACAATAAACCAACTTTTGCATGTAATATTGAAAATAGCATGATTGAATACTTAGATTATATAAATGATAACTGTAGTCCAACATGTAAAGTGAAAGATTTTGGTAAAAAGTAAAACAGGAAAATGCAATAATACTAAGAAACGAGCAACTAGAAGTTCACATTGTTAAGTGCGGGCGCCCTGGGCATTTTTTGCTACGCTTGGTGTGACCTTCTTGGTTGCATACACTACATTTCTTCCCTGATCGCGGACCATCAATCTCCATTCGGATTCGCACTGATTGGCCCTGATCTCCACGTTTTTTCTTAAGTTTTTTTAATGTCTCATCCACCACTAACTTTCCATAGCCCTGGCAAGGTAGGGGTAATTCGTAGTTCCAGTATTTAGTTGGTTGCAATAGATAAGTCATTGGCCGATACAAATTCTCCATTGTCTGGTTCTTATGGCAATTTTCACTAAAATGGTCCTAACTTCATCCATGTCTTATAAAACCAGCCATTGCGTGAGAGCACACCATATGATGGGTCGCCCATTTTTCGCATGTGCACGTATGGTCATTGAGGTTGACGACATGGGTTTTACCTCCCTTTACCTTCCCTTAGCAGTTGTGTACTGATGTGTAACTATTTTCAATATCCCACGTACACGGTAAAAAGTAATAACCGTATGTCATGTTGCCTTTCTTTGAATTTTAGCTAACATGGCGGGTGAACGTACACATAACTGTTGACCCTATTACAGACCATCATCCACTATATTTCGATGTGTGTCAATAATTGTGACCGCCTTATAGAAGAGGTACTCCATCATCGCTGTTACCGGAAGGAAACGAGCCCTTTTTATCTTGCCATTGAAACCTTCAAGCATGTTTGTGGTTGTTTGACCATAGAGAACACCATTGTCGTGGGAAAGTGTCCACCTCTCCACGGGTATTCTGGCAAGATATTCCAGGGCAGGTGGGAAAATTTCACCAATCCTTTCCATGTATGCGTCATGTTTCGAGACTTGCGTGGTTGTTCCATCTTTCCACATCAATTGTTTTAGTTCACCACCAGGGTGATGATGGCAAAAGTTGCTTCTGACATGGAGTAGACAGAACATATGGATTCCTAACGGCTCAGCAAATCCATTTTGAGGGTCTCGTATTACAGAGATAATACTGGATGCACGATCAGAGATGATGCACACGCCGGTCTTTTGGCGACAAACATGTCTCCGAATACGTTGCACAAACTAAGACTAGTTCTCGTACATCTCCTCATCAACCAATCCATAGTATATAGGAAAAGGGTGGTTGTTCGAATCTACACCCATAGCAATAAGCAGCTTGCCCCTATATCTTCCCTTCAAGAAAGTTCCGTCTATTGAAATCACAGGACGATGTTGCCACCCATCCATCATTGAATTCAAACACCAAAAGATTCGCTTGCATACGGACGTGCCCCGTTCCTCAGAATGCGGCACGACATCGATCTCAGCAATGGTTCCAGGATTTGTCTTCATGATGGCTGCAA is a window from the Apium graveolens cultivar Ventura chromosome 1, ASM990537v1, whole genome shotgun sequence genome containing:
- the LOC141687171 gene encoding uncharacterized protein LOC141687171, coding for MTPSRHMRSSVYVKQVIDTPEIPIKTIIPLINNEHNHIVGYKKAWRGKQIAIEEVYGSWATTYQALPMFIAAIMKTNPGTIAEIDVVPHSEERGTSVCKRIFWCLNSMMDGWQHRPVISIDGTFLKGRYRGKLLIAMGVDSNNHPFPIYYGLVDEEMYEN